CATCCCATAGGATTAAATATACACGAAAAAAAAAAGCAAAGCGGCACAAGAAAAGCGGACGCCCACAAAAAACATCCACTAACCTGCGGATTTTTTGCGTCTGGGCCTGCGGACAATAAACAGGCAAGCACCGATAAGCACCAAGGTCACTGAAATGGCCTTGCCCATGGGGAACGCCTCGGAGAACACCAGGGCCCCCGCCAGCGTGGGAACTGCCGCCCCTACGGCGGCACTGAAGGGAATAATGAACAGCGCCCGCCCGCGGGAGAAGGAAATCTGGGAATAAAGGAAGGCAATCCCGTAAGTCGCAAAGTAGCCGAGAGTCCTAAAGTCCAGCAACAGGTTCGCCACCGACGAAAGTTCAATGTGGTCCAAATCGAAATCCATAGCCAGGCTCTTGTAGAAGGCCGCCGAAAGCCCGAAGCCCACACCCATAATGAGGGAATCCACCATTTCCCGATCCTTCACGAACAAATGGGCAAACAGTGTAACCGCACAAAGCCCACCGGCATAGGCCCATAACATGGGGATGTTCTGCAGGGCCGTAGATTCGCCCAGGTTTTCCACGGAATACAAGAGGCCCGCCACCACAAAGCAGATGGCCACCACGATGCGCTTTGTCAGGGCCTCTTTCAAAATGCAAAAGCCCATCAGGGCGGTAAGCACCGGATTCAGGACCATCATGGGCTGAACCTGGCTCAGGTCGTACTGCGCCATGGCGATGTAGTAGCCCAGCGTAGCAAGGCCGGAACAGCAGATGCCCAGCCACCAGAACTTGTTGGTGACAACGCCCTTGAAAAACTCCCAAGGTTTAGAAGTACCGCCAGTACGCTTGCCCACGGCAGAAACCCCGGACTTTTCCAGGATGTTCCCGCAGGCAAAGAGAAACGCCGGACCGATTGTTAGGAGCAAGAAAAGCATGAGCCATGAAAAATATACAAAAATACGGCCCTGCAAGATATACAACAGATTCTCGCATTCGCGAGAATGGCGAGATTAGGGGAGGTACGGCAAATCAGGCCCTAGCCACAGGAGCCATACTTGCCGATTTTATACAACTTGACCGTGTTAGTCTTGTATTCGTAACCATCGACATGGCGTGGAGCGAACTCGAACTGGAACGAAGACGCCTTCATCAGCATATTGTTTATAGTTCCCTCATTCTCTTGCCAATCGTAATCATGAATGTCATTCTTAAAATCAATGTTTATCACGCTCTTGGTTGCACTTGCGGGAATTAGGTACCAGAACTGGTCTGAAATTACATTGGAATGTATCTTGAAGTCAAAATCATACCCGGAGGAATATTCCAGACAGATGCCCTTCCCGAAACTGGTGGTCAAATCAACAAAGCCTTTATCCGTACACCCATACGTCAACTCAAAACCAAAGGCGGCATCAGCCCAGCCCATGTCGGCATCCACATTGGTGAGTTTTGCCTGCAGGTAATTCGCCTGGTACGAAATTTGGGCAACAGATTCGCCGCCGCTGGCGGAATCGGTATAGGTGTACCACCATCCAGAGGGGTCATCCGTATAGAAGCTGTACTCGTCCACATCGCCAAAATAGGTGCGTGCCTTTTTCCCATAGGAGGGTTTCCACATCACACCATCCTCGAATTCAACCGCCTTGACACCCAGCTCCACATCGTTGTTCTTGGGGCACTTGCCGTATTCACCAATCATGTAAATCCTTATGTTGTTTGTAAAAGTCTGTTCCTTACACTTGCTCGGATTCGCTTCAAAGCAATGGACGGTGTTCCTATACGGAGACTCAATTTGCATAGAAGCTATCTGGGTCAGTGCCTTGGAAAGCGTCGTGGAATTCGTCTGCCACCAGGTTGCAGGCAGGTTACTGAATTTCAGGTTCGCGGTCCGCTTGCTGGAACTTCCCGGCACCCAAACATCCCAGTAGTCATACGTATTCGACGACGAACCTTTGGAGACAAACTCCAGTCTGAAGTCATGCTGTGACGAATAAACAACGCACATGCCTTCTTGCTTGCTAATATCGGCATAACCTTTCGGGGCAAGGTTGAAGGCTGCCATGGCGTAGGGTTCCGGGCTTGCAATATTCATGCCATTTTCGCCCTTCATCCAGTCCCCATAGACAAGCGTTGTCTTGATTGTCGCATATTCGGAGCCAATAGTTATGGACGCCGTCGATTTTCCCAAATTGTCTGCGTCTGTGCCTGTACGCCACCAGTCGTTTGTGGTGGAATCATCAAGGAAGGTGTATTCATCGGCATCGCTGCTGAACCCCCGCACACGCTTGCCATAGCTTGGCTTCCAGAGGACGCCCTCCTCGAATGTGACCTGCTTGGCCTTTGCGCTGCTGCTGGATTTTGAATCATTCTTGGCAGACGAAGAACTGCCCGCATCCTCGTCCCAGGTGAAGGTACTGCTGCTGGATTTCGGCTTGTCCTTGGCGGGCGATGAGCTCCCCGTATCAGAGGCTTCGGCACCCGATCCTCTCCATTCGCCATCGGTACAGACCTGAATTTTACCCATTTCTTCTACGAAAGCGGCATCTCCCTCCCGCTTCGCGGTGCAGTTGGGCAGGTCGTCTTCGGTCTTGTAGATGGTGGCAACTTCGGACCATTTTCTATCGGCGCAGACAAAGAGTGCCTGGCCCACCACAGCGTTCTCGCCATCGTTCTTCTTGCCGCAACTGGGCAGGTCATCTTCGCTAGCGTATGACTGTACGGGTTTTTCGTACTCGACCCACTTTCCACCCTGGCATGCGTATGTCAAACCGTCATCGGTTACATCCACCGTTTCCCCTTCGCGATTCTTGCTACAGTTGGGCAGGTCGTCGAACGTATCAACCGCAGCAGCCGTCTCGGGCTTGCGAGCCGATGCGCCATCATCATTGCAGGCGGCAAGCATCAGGGCAGATGCAGCCATCATAGAAAATACGGTTCCCTTCATGTTCGCTCCTTAAAAGACTCTATTTCAGGTTCGTGCGGATGTAGAAATCGGCACCGTTGGTGTTCCTGGACATCTTGAAAATATGGATATGGTGGGTTGACCCGTCGGCCCAGCCCCCATCACCCGCCCCATTGCAATTCTCGTAAGCCGAGAGCGGTTCGTCGGCATGACAGCCGTGGTTATTTTGTGCCAGAAGGGCCATATCGACCCTTCCCGGAGCAGGAATATGGGTACCGCCCAAATCCGAGACCAGCACCCCATCCACATACACCCAGATATCCTCGCTACTGGCAAAATCAAGATATCCGCCCTTCTTGGCGTTGTACGTGAAAGGCAAATGTCCCATCATGGAATAGTGGTAGTTCCGCAGGTGAACCGCCGCAAAGTTCACCCCGTTTTCGTCAGCAGGCCATTTCTTCGTCAGGGAGACCGCCGCCTTGGTTGCCCTAGGCCCGCCCCTTTCCAGCCATTGGCTACAGAGCCCGGCAGTGCTTGCGCCCATAAAATCATACTGGGTTGAAGCCCACTTGTAGGCGTAAGGCGGGCAATACGTAGAAAAGCTCTGGGGGCCAAAGGTCTCGCACTTGCCGTTCGGCTGGATTTCTGCATTGCAGGGGGCGTCCCCCGTCCGCTCCAATGTCGCCGGGTCTATGGCATCCAGCGGGAAGAACCCGTCGTTGTTCCAAGTCCGGCTGAAGACATAGCTGTCACCATCGTAGGCCAGTTCCAGAGTCGAATTCACCCGCAGGTTCACACCCTCCACATCGGCAAACCACTGGTCGAAATTCTTGTTGTCGCACAGGTCGGCCGCCTTGCGGACATGCACGCCGTCAAGCATGTCAATCTTGCCGTCCTTGCCCGCGTCGAACTTCAGGAAACTTTTCACCATGCCAGGCGTCACATAGACAGGATTGTCCCAGTTGACAAGTTTCTCCTCGCAAATCGGGGCAGTGGTGCTGGTGGCGTTCAGGAACCCGCGCCTTTCGGCCTTTGACGTGGAATCGGAGAGGCAGCCCCCGTATTTCAGCACCTCCTGCGTAGACACGTCCTGCAGATAGTCGGGCAAGAAGGGGTCTATCTTCTTGGGAAGCCCATCCGCACCCAGGGCCACCCCAGTAGTGGAGACCTGGTTCCCGCAGGTCAGGTGGTAGTCCTCGTCGGCGGCCCACGCCACGTCGTAGCCCACATAGCCGCCCTTCAGAATCGCAGAGGAGTGCTCCATGTACTCTTCCGAAAAATTCTCAAAGTCGCTGTGGCCCGAATTGAAATCGCGGTAAACCACGTCAATTACCAGCGGGGAACCGTCGGGATCCTCGCTCCAGAAGCCGTCGGCGCAGGTCCAGGTGCTGGTGGTGGATTCCACGTAAGCCTTTTCGCCACTTCGCTTGCCGGAACAGTTGGGCAGGTCGTCTTCGGAGGCATAGACTGCGGCCATCTCGGTCCAGCGGCCATCGGTACAGACATACGCCACCCCCTCGTCCTCCACGTTCGCCTTTTCGCCCTCCCGCTTCGCGGTGCAGTTGGGCAGGTCGTCAAAAGAGGCGAAACTTTCCAGTTCCGAGCCCGTTGCGGACGAATCGTCCGACGAACAGGACACAAGGAGAATGCCGAAAACAAGCGGCAAAAGAGGCTTTCGTCCATGCAACGGCAAATTTCCCAACATTAAGACCTCCGATTTTCCATCAACCGTCAAATGTAAACAAAAAAAAACAAAATCAAGTGCCCAAAAGAGCACAATCTTAAATTTAGTTCCGTTTTGGCCGGTTGTGCACCCCACAATACGGGAAAATAAACTTTCACAATACGCCTGGACCGCCCTCTAGTCGCATGTGCCGTAAGCGCCCAGCTTATAGATGAAGAAATCGCCCGTAACGGCACTTTCCGTCAGGTTTTCGATAGCGAACTGCACGCCGATCATTTGCTTGATGGCCTCAGCGACATCGACCCTGGCATTGCCGAAACCGGTAAAGTCATCGAAAATCGCCCAGGGCAGGTTCACCACCTTCTTCTTGGTGCTGGCGGGCAACTTGTACAGGGGACGGCCCCAGCTATTATTCCCATCGTCTGCATATTGGATTCGCACCTGGACCGTGTCAAAGTCGCTCTGGTACTGTAGACAAATTCCGAGCATCTTGTCTGTTGGCCAAGGATTTTCGCCACTAAAGCCAATTTGGGCAAATCCGGCCCAATACTCACCAGGGGAATGCTGCCACAGCGACCCTACCGAAATTTCTCCACCTATTTCATCGCCACTACACCACGTCGTGTTATCAGAGGATTGTTCCTTGTAAACATTGGCCCCAATCTTTATATAACTTTCCCCTGACGTACGACCGTCCGCCCCATCATTGAAATAGTACCAGTAATCTGTACCACTTCCGACTTGGGCGGAACACCCGTTACTTGGCCTCCAGCTTATGCCAGTCCCTTTCTGGCCCAGGAGCAGCTTGTTGTAGTATTCCAGCGTCAGGGCCGTGTTGACATCGCCATCCTTGCCTGGCTCACCCGGGTTGCCGTCAACTCCGTTCCACACCACGCCCTTGAGGGTGTCCGCACAGAGGAGCTTGTACCCCATGCGCTCCACATCGTTCTCGTCGGCATAGGAGGTATCGGCCACGGTGCAACTCGTTCCTGGTTCTCCAGGGGTTCCTGGCTCGCCCGGTTCTCCAGGTTCACCGTTTTCACCATTCAAAACTGTGCCGACGGTTTCGCCGCCGCATTTCAGCTCGTAGCCGGAACCATCCTTCAACTTCTTTGCCGTGCAGCTTTCGCCGGGTTCGCCCTGTTCGCCTTGCACTCCTGCAACGCCCTGTGCGCCATCCGCCCCGTCTTGGCAGGCGGAAAGGCTCAGGCTTCCCGATATGGCCACAGCCGCAC
Above is a window of Fibrobacter sp. DNA encoding:
- a CDS encoding EamA family transporter, translating into MLFLLLTIGPAFLFACGNILEKSGVSAVGKRTGGTSKPWEFFKGVVTNKFWWLGICCSGLATLGYYIAMAQYDLSQVQPMMVLNPVLTALMGFCILKEALTKRIVVAICFVVAGLLYSVENLGESTALQNIPMLWAYAGGLCAVTLFAHLFVKDREMVDSLIMGVGFGLSAAFYKSLAMDFDLDHIELSSVANLLLDFRTLGYFATYGIAFLYSQISFSRGRALFIIPFSAAVGAAVPTLAGALVFSEAFPMGKAISVTLVLIGACLFIVRRPRRKKSAG
- a CDS encoding fibro-slime domain-containing protein produces the protein MLGNLPLHGRKPLLPLVFGILLVSCSSDDSSATGSELESFASFDDLPNCTAKREGEKANVEDEGVAYVCTDGRWTEMAAVYASEDDLPNCSGKRSGEKAYVESTTSTWTCADGFWSEDPDGSPLVIDVVYRDFNSGHSDFENFSEEYMEHSSAILKGGYVGYDVAWAADEDYHLTCGNQVSTTGVALGADGLPKKIDPFLPDYLQDVSTQEVLKYGGCLSDSTSKAERRGFLNATSTTAPICEEKLVNWDNPVYVTPGMVKSFLKFDAGKDGKIDMLDGVHVRKAADLCDNKNFDQWFADVEGVNLRVNSTLELAYDGDSYVFSRTWNNDGFFPLDAIDPATLERTGDAPCNAEIQPNGKCETFGPQSFSTYCPPYAYKWASTQYDFMGASTAGLCSQWLERGGPRATKAAVSLTKKWPADENGVNFAAVHLRNYHYSMMGHLPFTYNAKKGGYLDFASSEDIWVYVDGVLVSDLGGTHIPAPGRVDMALLAQNNHGCHADEPLSAYENCNGAGDGGWADGSTHHIHIFKMSRNTNGADFYIRTNLK